The genomic region CAGCACGTATAATTGCTTCTGTTATATGTGGGTGGGCATGTCCGGTTATAATAGGACCATATGCCGCAAGATAATCTATATATTTATTACCATCAACATCCCAAAAATACGCACCTTTTCCCCGAGCCATAACAACAGGCGAACCACCACCAACGGCTTTAAAAGAACGAGATGGGCTGTTAACACCTCCGACTATATGCTGAAGTGCCTCTTTATGTATTGCTTCTGATTTTTCACGTATCATCAAAACTGCCTCCTGTATCAATCCATATCATTACCCATCTTACCACGTTGCTTTCTTTTATAAAACTTTGCTTTGGGAGGGAAGTTAATATGGTGGTGGTTCATGATTGAATGTTGTGAGCCTCTTACCTATAACAAAGAATCTAAATTTAATTAGGTCCGTTGATTTCCGCTACAGGCACTCGCTTTCCGCGGGGAGGGACGTGAGCCTCCTCGACTTCGCCTGCGGGGTCTCGCGGTTCCCTCTATGTCCCGCAGGAGTCGAGTGCCTTTCGCTCCAATCAACTCGGGGTTTTAACAAATTAACTCTTCAATAAGAGCCTTATAAAAGGAGTTTCAATTAATAACAAAAGGGTTTCTGGTTGTGATACAAAGGAAAATCTCTTAAACTAAAATGATGTAACTAAGATGTAAGCTAAAAGTATGAAAATAAGTTCTATATTTTATCCAGCAGTCGAAGTGGAGGAACGCGAGACTCCTGCGGGAGAAGCGGTTTAGGGGAGACCCCGCAGGAGCGATAGCGACGAGGAGGCTCCCCAACCGCCCGCGGAACGCGAGTGTTCTGGAACGAAGACTGCCTATTTACGGATAGCAAAAAAAAAATAAAGCTGTTTAATGGAGGATATTATGAGTGCAATCATAGAGGTTAAAGAGCTTAGAAAAGAATTTAAGTCCTATTCCAGTCGATCTGGGTTGAAGGGGGCATTTAGAGATTTATTTACTCGAAATTATAAGGTGCTTGCAGCTGTGAAGGACATATCGTTTCAAGTGAATGAAGGGGAAATGGTTGGGTACATAGGTGAAAATGGAGCGGGTAAATCAACTTCCATTAAGATGCTTACTGGAATCCTTACACCGACTAGTGGCGAAATTATAGTGAATGGTATGAATCCACACAAAGAGCGAGAAAAGTTTGTTAAGACAATCGGAGTGGTGTTTGGACAGCGTTCACAGCTTTGGTGGGATATTGCCGTTCAGGAGTCATTTAGACTATTGAAAAAGGTGTATCATGTATCGGATGAGGACTATAAAGAGCATATGGATCATGTGATTGAAACGCTTGATATCGGCCATCTACTGGATAAACCAGTTAGAAAGCTTTCGCTTGGTCAGCGAATGAGATGTGAGCTTGCGGCAGCGTTAATACATAAACCGACGCTTTTATTTCTTGATGAGCCAACAATAGGGTTAGATGTGTTAGTCAAAATGAAAATTCGTAGATTTCTCAAGGAAATGAATGAAAAATACAAAACGACGATTCTGTTAACGACTCATGATTTAACTGACATTGAAGCACTGTGTGAACGTGTAGTCATGCTTGATGAAGGAAGTATCATTTATGATGGTTCACTCAAGCAGCTCCGAGCTAACTGGGTCGAGGGAAAACAGATTCAATTTGAATTTACAAGAACTGTAAACTCGGAGGAGTTATCGAATATGAGTGTCGGGCATACTGTTGCTTGGGCAAAAGGGGAGCGAGAGAATGTATGGATTGCGTCGGTAGAGGATGATGAAAAAGTCATCTCAGACCTCATTTCCAAAATTGTCTCTCACTACCAGATCCGAGACCTTCATATTAAGGAGACTTCGACCGAGGAAATTATTCGAAACATCTATGAAGAGGGAATTCATCATGGCTAAGTATATAGAAATGATTAGAATTCGTTTTTTAATGATGCTAGCATACAGAACGAACTACTATAGTGGCATCTTAATTTATAGCATCAATATCGGAGCCTATTATTTTCTATGGAGTGCAATCTATGGAGATAAAGGAACGATTCAAGGCTTAAGTATTATCCAAATGACAACCTATATAGCCGTTGCGTGGATGGCAAGAGCATTTTACTTTAATAATATTGATAGAGAGATTGCAACGGAAATTAAGGAAGGGAAAGTAGCGATAGAGCTTATTCGTCCTTATCATTATTTGCGAATGAAGATGATGCAGGCACTAGGTGAGGGGATTTTTAGATTGCTGTTCTTTTCCGTTCCAGGAATGTTCATCGTAAGCTTATTTTTCCCTTTGAATTTTTCTACTAACCTCATTATATGGATTAGCTTTTTTATCTCGATTATCTTTAGTTTTATTATCAATACACAAATCAATTTATTAGCAGGTATTACCACTTTCTTCCTATTTAATAACGATGGGTTAATTCGGGCTAAACGTGTAGTGATTGACTTGTTTTCTGGTCTGCTTCTTCCGATAAGTTTTTATCCATTATGGGCTCAAGAAATTATGGGGTATTTTCCATTTCAAGCAATCAGTTATATTCCGAGCATGATCTTTACAGAGGCATTCAAGGGATCAGAGTTAGTAAATGCATTACTAATTCAAGGAATGTGGTCACTACTATTAATTATTCCGATTCAGCTTTTGTGGATCTTAGCAAAAAAACAGCTCATCATACAGGGGGGCTAATATGTTCTACATTTCTATCTTTTTTCAATATATGGCGCAATACATGAAAACGAGACTACAATACCGTTCGGATATGGTCGTTGAAATTATATCAGATCTTCTTTTTCAGGCGGTAAATTTGATTTTTATATTAGTAGTGTTTGGTCACACCCAGTTTCTAAATGGCTGGACCAGGGATGAGATTATCTTTATTTATGGATTTTTCCTAGTTCCTTTTGCGATTTTTGGTGCCTTTTTTAATATTTGGGACTTTAATGAGCGTTATATTGTGAAGGGGGAAATGGACCGGATCTTAACAAGGCCGATTCATAGTCTGTTTCAAATTATAATAGAAAGAATGGAGCTAGAATCGTTATTCGGTATTATAACAGGTATGATTGTAATGGGTTATGCTAGCATTCAGTTGCAATTAACTTTCTATTGGTATGATGCCATTTTATTTATTCTCATGGTACTTGGTGGTGTGTTCGTGTATGCTGGTATTTTTATTATGCTAGCTAGCATTGGGTTCTGGTCTGATGCTAGAACTTCCATCATGCCAACGATGTATAATATCGGGAATTATGGACGTTATCCGGTTGATATTTATAATAATGTAATTAAATTTGTGTTAACGTGGATTCTGCCATTTGCCTTTGTGGGAGTCTACCCGGCTGCTTACTTTTTAAGAAAAGAAGAATGGTATGGCTATGCTTTTTTTACACCTGTAATGGGCCTTATATTTATAACACTCGCTGTTCTTCTGTGGAATATTGGCGTGACTAAATATCGAGGAGCGGGAAACTAATATCTAATAGCATGACAACCATCTCTCCAACATATGTTAGGACGAGGTGGTTTTCTTTGGTTAATTTACTATTTTTATCTGTCATTATGTTTAGTCTATATAAAAGCTTCAGTCAGATCTTTTTACGCCAAGAGCATAGAAAGAATTATATTTCGTTTGAAAATCTAGCCTTTTTATTTCTAGTTTATGTAAATGTATTAATTGGTTTTAGTTTGGTGTATACGATCTTTGAAATGAAGGGTATTCCAGTTTTGGTAGAGGGTGGCTCAATCCTTACTGGTGGTTTCCTTGAAATTCTCTCTTCCTCGTTATATTTTAGTGCCATTACTCTACTTTCTGTAGGATATGGGGATATTACCCCAATTGGAATAGGACGTTGGTTTGCTGTTTTAGAGGCATTAATCGGCTATATTATCCCTGCTGCCTTTGTTGTTAGAAGCATGGTTGATTTTGAACAAAGGCCAAACTAGGTGTCTAGTTTTTAACTTGCAAATCTCAAATGTAAACATGTTATTTTCTCTAGTAGAAATACTGTGTTTACTTTTTGTTTTTCACTGATAAATTGGTTAATTATGTTAAAATATATATCTAAAAAGATTGAAGTGCCTAAATATATTTTTAAAGGATTGGAGAGAAAAGGTTGGTTATAAGACTTGCTGAACATAAAGATATTCATGAGTTGATCAAAATGAGATGGGATTTTACAATTGAATATGACGAAAGTAAGAAGGATTCATCGTATGAAGATTTTGAAAAGGAATGTTATGTTTTTTTAGAAAAAGCATTAAACGGTGACACCTGGTTTATTTGGGTGGCTGAGGAAAACGGAACAGTGGTATCGCATATATACATAGAACTCATTCAAAAAGTACCTCGTCCTGGTAAAGTTACAAACTCATTTGCATATATGACCAATGTTTATACCATTCCAGAATATCGAAATATGGGTATTGGAAGTAAGGTGCTTGGTACAATTAACAAGTGGATAAAAGATAACAGCTATGAATTTGTTATTGTATGGCCAAGTGAGGACTCAATCAATTATTATAAGAAAAATGGATACATTCATAGTACAGAACCTATGGAGTATTTCCCTTCATAAAAAACAATTAAGAAAGGGCTAAGAGGAATCGTTCCTCTTAGCCCTTATTGATTAGATAGATCAAGTATTGTAAAAACTAATTACTAAATTAATGGGTAAATATGTTAAGATAATTGTATAGATTTGCAAATTTTTGTCAGTAATTAATTTTAATCTAGGCTGAGAGCAGAAGAGAAGGGATTAGTATGGAAAACAACTATACTCATATAAATCAAAAGCTATACTATAGCACAGTGTTAGTGGTTATATCACTTATGCTACTAGGATTGTTTGTTGATAATCCACTTCTTGAACATCCTGGACCAGGCTTTTTTACACATGGTGCTCTAGTGTGCCTTTTTTCTATGTGTCTCATAATCTATCCTAAATACAAGTCACATTTCATTAGAATCCTTATTATCGTGATAGGATCTAGTTATTTTTATAGTATTTTCTTTTTATATCCGAATACTTGGTCGAACTTTATTTTTTTATGTTTCATTCCGGCAATCTCTATCTTATTCTTCGATAGTAGGCTTTTTCATTACACCTTACTAACTAATACTTTTATAATCATTGGTCTATTAAGCTATATTGCTGTAGTTGATTCACCACACTTTTATCCTTACATTAGGGAAGACTTGATCGGTAATATTATTAATTTTCTAGGAAGCCAAGCGATTCTTTATTTTATTTTTTACATATCATATGGACGGTTGCAGAAACAAAAGCTCTATTATGAGCAAATTAAACAATCGGAGCGCTTGAAAACAACTGGACAGCTAGCTGCTGCTGTAGCACATGAAATTAGAAACCCTTTAACAGTTGTTAAGGGATTCTTACAAATCTATGAGAAAGAAAATAAATATAATGAGGAAAGTAATAGACATTATTCGTTAATGATTGATGAATTAAACACAGCAGAACAGGTAATATCTCAATTTTTATCCATTGCAAAACCAGACAAAGACACGAAGCCTGAACTCGTCAATGTGAAGACTGTTCTTCAAAGCGTAACGGACCTTCTGAACTCTTATGGGCTATTACGTGATAATAAGATTATTCTAAGAATGGATGAAGATTGTTATATTGCTGCGAATACCATAGAGTTTAAACAGCTTTTGATCAATATTATTAAGAATGCAATTGAAGCATCTCGTGTTGGTGACTCTGTTGTCATTACTGCTGAGAGTAAAAAGAGCTTGGTTGAAATTAAAGTGATTGATCAAGGGCAAGGTATGTCAAAGGAAGAAATAGATTCTCTTGGCACTCCATTTTATTCGTTAAAAAGTAAAGGGACCGGACTTGGTATGATGATTTGCTTTAATATCGCTACAAAGTATAAAGGAAGCATCTCGTTTAGTAGCGAAAAGGGTGTAGGTACAACGGTTACCATTCGATTTCCATCGACAAATGTAAGGTAAGGCAAGGGGCTGCTATAGAGTGGCTCTTTTTTTGTGCTTTGGGAATAATGTTTAAGTATTAAACAATAATAAAATTATAAAAAATAATATTTTTTTATCGCAAAACAATAAATAATGTGTTAAAATCATCTTAATTATAAATAAATGAGGTGTATATATGAAAACAAAAAGTTCAACTCTCTTTTTAAAGGTTGCTGTTATTTTTATTGGTATTCCAGTACTTGCGCTGTGTCTATTTTTATTACCACAGATTGCAGGGGAGGCGAATGAAGCAGCAGAAAGAGGATCGGATTTAGCTTTTGTGGTATATGGAATTCTAATGATTATGTATGTATCAGCGGTTCCATTTTACTTCGCATTGTACCAATCTTTTAACCTTTTAAGTTATATTGACAAGAACCAAGCTTTCTCTGAGTTATCGGTAAGTGCTTTATATAAGATCAAGAATTGTGCTTTAATTATTAGTGGTTTATATGTGATTGCTCTCCCGTTAGTCTATATATTTGCAGAGGTAGACGATGCACCAGGGCTCATCATTGTCGGGTTGGTGATGGTATTTGCTCCCCTGGTGGTTGCTGTCTTTGCTGCTGTTCTTCAAAGACTTTTACAAGAAGCCATTGAAATCAAATCTGAAAACGACTTAATAGTTTGAGGTGAAAAACATGGCGATAATTATTAATATTGATGTGATGCTAGCTAAAAGAAAAATGAGCGTAACCGAGCTTTCGGAAAGAGTTGGAATTACCATGGCTAACCTTTCTATCTTAAAAAATGGCAAGGCTAAGGCAGTCCGATTATCAACATTAGAAGCAATTTGTAAAGCTTTGGACTGTCAACCTGGAGATCTATTAGAGTACCGAAGTGATGATGAAGATTAGAAGATGACTCCTTGATAGGGTAAGTTTTTTAGTTCAATCTTGGGAGGCACTAGATTCATGGGAGCACTAAAACAACTTGTTCGTTTTGGTTGGGTCCAGGCCCTATCATGTTTGTTTCCGGTCGTAATATTTGCTTCATTGGCACTAACACAATTCATTCCACTTCTTTTCCTACCCCGGTATGACTGGCTGCTGATCATTTGTCTACTCATGCAGTGGGTGATGCTCCGTTCTGGGCTTGAAACACGAGATGAACTAAAGGTAATAACATTGTTTCACTGTATTGGTCTTGCTCTTGAATTATTTAAAGTTCATATGGGTTCTTGGTCATATCCTGAAGAAGGTTATTTTAAAATTCTAGGGGTGCCTCTGTATAGCGGGTTCATGTACGCAAGTGTAGCGAGTTACCTTTGTCAGGCTTGGAGAAGACTACAAGTGGAATTGATTAAGTGGCCATCGTTTAAATTAGTCGTGCCTCTTGCGGCTGCCATTTACTTGAATTTTTTCACACACCATTATTTGGTTGATATTCGTTGGGTGTTGTCTGGTCTCGTTATCATTGTCTTCTGGCAATCTTGGGTAACGTACGAGGTTGGAGGAACCCGGTACCGAATGCCAATTGTATGTTCATTTGTACTGATTGGATTCTTTATATGGATTGCTGAAAATATTGCCACCTTCTTTGGTGCTTGGGAATATCCGAACCAAACGGACGTATGGAGTCTCGTTCATTTAGGGAAGGTGAGTTCCTGGCTTCTGTTGGTGATCGTGAGCTTTCTAATAGTGGCAACCTTAAAGCTGGTTAAGAGTAGAGGCCCCATAACTAAAAAAGATATTGGTCAATATTTATAGTATGAGAAACAAAGTCAAAGTTCTGACTTTGTTTTTTTAGATATATCAGGAGGGATTAACTCTATTTAGATTGAATATATGTATCTATATAGAAAGATCCCTTTTTAAAGGTTGGAACGGACTGGAGGGGAATGTATGAGTATAGAAATAATGGGATTACTACTTATATTACTAATTTATCTAGTTATCTCACAGTGGTTTCTAAAACGAAAACTTCATATTAAGGAAGTTCGCAAAAGCATATTAAGCGGTTACCGAAAAAAGAGATATGTTTACACCGAATTTTTACTGTTTATATTATTGTTTGTAAGTACCTTTTATATGATTGAAGACTTAGGTGCTTTTTCATTCTTGCCTCTATTTATGTTTTTTCTTCTAACAAATGTTTTGCGAGGGATTGAGGAATGGATCGAAAATAGAAGCGAAAAGGGATACTATCACGACTGGTTGTCTTCGGTAGCGTTCCTAATTATAATCATATTTTTATTGATCGTGTGACCAGAACAAAAGGCGCAAGCGCCCCGTTTAGCCTCAGGCATAGCAAATGTTCCTTGAAGAGAAAAAGGGTGATGTTTCCCTTTTGCTCTTCAAGGGTTATCCCGGTCTAACTGGCGCTAACTAAAGGAATATACAAAATTAGTTTGAATTAAAGCGCCAGTAAGACCCCGATTGGTTCAACTAACCATCAGAAAATCACTGATGGAAGTTTCACTGTATCTGACCTCGAGGGGCTGGGCGCTGTAGCTGGATTACTCCAAACCATTGAAACCAAACATGCCAATAAATTTTATACTTTCCTATAATTTTAAAAAAAGCCACTGCAATTATTCAGCAGCGGCTTGCTTGTCTTCATTATTAGAATGACGCAGAGGAATTTCTCGTAAAAAGAATGTTAGTAAAAAAGCAATGGTCATTATGGCTGCCCCAATAAGAAACACACCGGTAAGAGAAAAAGCTAACGATTCACGAAGTGTTCCGACTAGCTGTTCGAACAAAGGAAGCATTTCCGGAGTTAAACTGTTCTTTGCTTGATCTAGTTGATCTGGGTTCATTAGAATTTGAGGATTCGAGAAGTTTGCTAATCCGGTTCGATCCGTCTCAGGTGGTAAGCCAGCAACTAACTCCTTCATTTTATCCTCCATTCTAATAGTCATGACTGACCCTAAAACAGCTACCCCAACTGTTCCTCCAATCTGACGAAATAACTGAGTAGATGCAGTTGCCACGCCGAGATTTGAGTGGCTCACAGCATTTTGAACGGTTAGGGTGAATACAGGGAAGCAAGCACCTAACCCAAATCCCACAATAATCATGTTCATGACGGCTACCAAATTAGAGGTTTCTGATGACATAAATGACATGGATATCAAGCCAGCAGTCATTAATAATAATCCACCTAACGCGAAAATCTTATATTTACCTGTTTTCGTGATATATTGACCAATAATTGAACTAGATGCAACCATGCTTAATGTCATAGGCATCATAATAAGACCAGAAGCTGTTGCCGAGGTACCGATTACTCCTTGAACGAAAAAGGGCATGTACATAATCGTTCCGAACATTCCGGCACCAAGTAAGAACCCAATTCCATTAGAAAGTGAAAAAATATCATTTTTAAACAAATCTAAAGGTAAGACTGGACTTGTTACTTTTCGCTCCACCTGTATGAACAATAGTAAAGAAATAATAGAAGCTGTAAATAAGCCAAGGATCGTATACGAAGTCCACTCGTATTGATTTCCTGCCCAGCTAAAGGCAAGCAATACAGGAACAATAATAAAGGTAATGAGAATAGATCCTAGATAGTCAATTTTCTCAGAAGGTCTCCGCTCAGTGGTTGGAAACAATGAAACAATCAATAAGAATGCTATAATTCCAAACGGTAGAAATACCCAAAATACCCATTTCCAATGTATGTGGTCGACAATCCAACCGCCAAGTGTTGGACCAAATACACTGGCAAGACCAAAAACAGACCCCATTAACCCTTGCCAACGACCTCGTTCACGAGGAGAAAATAAATCACCTACCGCTGTAAAGGCAGTAGACATAATCATTCCTGCACCTAAACCTTGGATTCCTCTATAAGCAATTAGGTGAATGATCGTTCCTGCTGTCCCACATAAAAGTGATCCTACAATAAAAATACCAATTCCAATTAGAATAAATGGTTTACGTCCATAAATATCAGATAGCTTCCCAACTAAAATAGCTGTAACACTTGAAGTTAACATAAAGATGGTGAATACCCAGTTAAAATACTCAATTCCACCTAAGTCCGAAACAATTCGAGGAAGTGCTGTACCAACAATGGTTTGATTTAATGCTGCAAAAAGCATGGCAGACATAATCGCAATCATAATCGTAATTTTTCTCTTATGATCTAAGTTCTCCATAGCAAATCCCCCCTTACATTTTAAATTTTTGAAATAAAGATATGAGCGTTAGGATTTCTTCGTTAGAAAGTCCATCAAAAGTTGAAAATAAATAGTCCGTTTTTTTGTTATGAAGTTTTTCGAATAAAGTCGCGCCAGTTGGTGTTAAAGTAATTTCGACAACTCTTCTGTCTTCTAATGAGCGCTCTCTTGTGACATAGTCTTTTTCAACCAACGAATCCGCAACAGAGGTTATATGACTAGATGTCACCTTTAATTCATTAGAAATAGATGAGACCTTACTTGATCCATTTTCATGGAGATACTTGAGGAGTATAAATTCACTTCTATTTACTTCATCCCCAAGTGTTTCATTAATCCCTTTTCTTAAAGCTCTGATTGTATATTGAAAGGTACGTTCAAGTTCAACCATTAGTTCATCTCTTTTTGTCATGTCCTCATCACCTTATAAATAGTTAATATAGTTAATTATTCAGTAACCGAAATAAATTGTCAATTTTTTTGTATAAACTAGACCATAGTCTATACATGGGTGCGGGGAAGAGAATAAGTTATCTTATAGGGAACCCCCCCTCAATTTAGCTAGAGCGGTCAAGGCGAGAGAGTGATTTTCTCGCCTTTTTTTAGTAGAATTTAATAAGATAGGAGTAGAGGGAAAGGGAGGCTATAAGGTGAAAATTGTATCGACGATAAGGATAGCACCAGAACTGCAAGAAGAACTTAAAGAACGTTTCAAGAATGTCGACCTGATTTTTTATAAAAATATGAAAGAAGCAGAAGATGAAATAAAAAATGTAGAGGTTATTTTAACCTATGGAGAAGATCTAACACCTCTTCGTATTGAAAGAGCAAAAGTACTAAAGTGGATCATGGTTATGTCTGCTGGAGTGGAAAAACTACCTTTTGAAGAAATTAAGCAACGGGATATCTTAGTGACAAATGCCCGAGGGATACATAAAATTCCAATGGCTGAATATACAGTGGGAATGATGCTGCAGTATTGTAAGCAGTTAAAAGGTCTTTATGATCAAGAAAAGGAAGGTAATTGGAATAGAGGCATCTCGATATCTGAGTTGAATGGGAAAACTACATTAATAATCGGAGCGGGGGCAATTGGAGGACAAATTGCTAAGCTATGTAAGGCGTTTGGAATGAGAACTCTTGGTATTAATACAAGTGGTGCTGCAGTGGAAGGTATAGATGAAATGACGACCATTGATGAACTAGATTTATTTCTTCCAGTTGCTGATTTTGTTATTTCTGTTCTGCCAAGTACTAATGAAACAAAGGGATTACTAAAGCGTAAGCATTTTGAAAAAATGAAGGATAGTTCGGTGTTTATTAATATAGGAAGAGGTAGTGTTATTGAGGAAGCAGAGTTAGTTGAAATTATGAAGGAGCAATTAATCGCACACGCGATCCTTGATGTCTTTGAGAAAGAGCCACTTCCTAAAGAACATGACTTCTGGAAAATGGTAAATGTGACAGTCACACCGCATATTTCGAGTATTACAACTAACTATTTACCACGAGCATTTGATATATTTGAGGAGAATCTACATATTTATAAAACTAAACAAAACCATTTTATTAATAAGATTAATCTAGAGCGGGGGTATTAAGTTGAAGATTTATACAAAGTCCGGTGATAAAGGAACAACTTCATTAGTTTATGGTCAGCGAGTGGCGAAGCATGATACTCGAGTGGAAGCCTACGGAACATGTGATGAGGCAAATTCTCTAATAGGTCTAGCTTTAAGTTATATTCAGCTAGTTAAATTTGAAGACAGCGAAACGATAGAGGAAGCTTTACGTAAAATTCAAACGACGATTTTCCATGTGGGGGCAGAATTGGCCACTCCTGCTGGAAAGGAAGTAAAGTGGAAGTTATCTGAACAGGATGTTACGTGGTTAGAGGAAGTAATGGATCAATGGAATGATAAGCTTCCACCTTTAACGAACTTTATATTGCCAGGAGGTTCTCAGGCAGGTGCAACACTGCATTTGGCTCGTACCGTTGTAAGAAGAGCTGAAAGAAGGGCAGTCATTATTGAGGGTGTAAACCCTTTAGTACTTTCGTATCTAAATCGACTATCAGACTTCTTATTTATTGCTGGTAGATATGTGAACCATCTACTTCAAGAACCAGAACCTACTCTTCATCAGTAATTAAAAAAGATAGAACAACATATACTAAAGAGACGAATATTGACAAAAAGAGTAATAAGCATATACACTAATTATAACAATTATAAAATAATAATTCTTTTTAAAGTGAGGTGCATGACGGTGTCATTACAATTAAAAGATGCGCTGGAAACGTTGAAAGATTCAGGAGTCAGAATAACTCCACAACGTCATGCGATTTTAGAATACTTAATTCAAACTATGACTCATCCTACTGCTGATGATATTTTTAAAGCTTTAGAAGGTAAGTTTCCTAATATGAGTGTGGCGACTGTCTATAATAATTTAAGAGTCTTTC from Bacillus mesophilus harbors:
- a CDS encoding ABC transporter ATP-binding protein; translated protein: MSAIIEVKELRKEFKSYSSRSGLKGAFRDLFTRNYKVLAAVKDISFQVNEGEMVGYIGENGAGKSTSIKMLTGILTPTSGEIIVNGMNPHKEREKFVKTIGVVFGQRSQLWWDIAVQESFRLLKKVYHVSDEDYKEHMDHVIETLDIGHLLDKPVRKLSLGQRMRCELAAALIHKPTLLFLDEPTIGLDVLVKMKIRRFLKEMNEKYKTTILLTTHDLTDIEALCERVVMLDEGSIIYDGSLKQLRANWVEGKQIQFEFTRTVNSEELSNMSVGHTVAWAKGERENVWIASVEDDEKVISDLISKIVSHYQIRDLHIKETSTEEIIRNIYEEGIHHG
- a CDS encoding ABC transporter permease — encoded protein: MAKYIEMIRIRFLMMLAYRTNYYSGILIYSINIGAYYFLWSAIYGDKGTIQGLSIIQMTTYIAVAWMARAFYFNNIDREIATEIKEGKVAIELIRPYHYLRMKMMQALGEGIFRLLFFSVPGMFIVSLFFPLNFSTNLIIWISFFISIIFSFIINTQINLLAGITTFFLFNNDGLIRAKRVVIDLFSGLLLPISFYPLWAQEIMGYFPFQAISYIPSMIFTEAFKGSELVNALLIQGMWSLLLIIPIQLLWILAKKQLIIQGG
- a CDS encoding ABC transporter permease, whose translation is MFYISIFFQYMAQYMKTRLQYRSDMVVEIISDLLFQAVNLIFILVVFGHTQFLNGWTRDEIIFIYGFFLVPFAIFGAFFNIWDFNERYIVKGEMDRILTRPIHSLFQIIIERMELESLFGIITGMIVMGYASIQLQLTFYWYDAILFILMVLGGVFVYAGIFIMLASIGFWSDARTSIMPTMYNIGNYGRYPVDIYNNVIKFVLTWILPFAFVGVYPAAYFLRKEEWYGYAFFTPVMGLIFITLAVLLWNIGVTKYRGAGN
- a CDS encoding potassium channel family protein, with protein sequence MVNLLFLSVIMFSLYKSFSQIFLRQEHRKNYISFENLAFLFLVYVNVLIGFSLVYTIFEMKGIPVLVEGGSILTGGFLEILSSSLYFSAITLLSVGYGDITPIGIGRWFAVLEALIGYIIPAAFVVRSMVDFEQRPN
- a CDS encoding GNAT family N-acetyltransferase encodes the protein MVIRLAEHKDIHELIKMRWDFTIEYDESKKDSSYEDFEKECYVFLEKALNGDTWFIWVAEENGTVVSHIYIELIQKVPRPGKVTNSFAYMTNVYTIPEYRNMGIGSKVLGTINKWIKDNSYEFVIVWPSEDSINYYKKNGYIHSTEPMEYFPS
- a CDS encoding sensor histidine kinase translates to MENNYTHINQKLYYSTVLVVISLMLLGLFVDNPLLEHPGPGFFTHGALVCLFSMCLIIYPKYKSHFIRILIIVIGSSYFYSIFFLYPNTWSNFIFLCFIPAISILFFDSRLFHYTLLTNTFIIIGLLSYIAVVDSPHFYPYIREDLIGNIINFLGSQAILYFIFYISYGRLQKQKLYYEQIKQSERLKTTGQLAAAVAHEIRNPLTVVKGFLQIYEKENKYNEESNRHYSLMIDELNTAEQVISQFLSIAKPDKDTKPELVNVKTVLQSVTDLLNSYGLLRDNKIILRMDEDCYIAANTIEFKQLLINIIKNAIEASRVGDSVVITAESKKSLVEIKVIDQGQGMSKEEIDSLGTPFYSLKSKGTGLGMMICFNIATKYKGSISFSSEKGVGTTVTIRFPSTNVR
- a CDS encoding DUF2975 domain-containing protein, yielding MKTKSSTLFLKVAVIFIGIPVLALCLFLLPQIAGEANEAAERGSDLAFVVYGILMIMYVSAVPFYFALYQSFNLLSYIDKNQAFSELSVSALYKIKNCALIISGLYVIALPLVYIFAEVDDAPGLIIVGLVMVFAPLVVAVFAAVLQRLLQEAIEIKSENDLIV
- a CDS encoding helix-turn-helix domain-containing protein, encoding MAIIINIDVMLAKRKMSVTELSERVGITMANLSILKNGKAKAVRLSTLEAICKALDCQPGDLLEYRSDDED
- a CDS encoding DUF817 domain-containing protein, whose translation is MGALKQLVRFGWVQALSCLFPVVIFASLALTQFIPLLFLPRYDWLLIICLLMQWVMLRSGLETRDELKVITLFHCIGLALELFKVHMGSWSYPEEGYFKILGVPLYSGFMYASVASYLCQAWRRLQVELIKWPSFKLVVPLAAAIYLNFFTHHYLVDIRWVLSGLVIIVFWQSWVTYEVGGTRYRMPIVCSFVLIGFFIWIAENIATFFGAWEYPNQTDVWSLVHLGKVSSWLLLVIVSFLIVATLKLVKSRGPITKKDIGQYL
- a CDS encoding DUF4181 domain-containing protein — translated: MSIEIMGLLLILLIYLVISQWFLKRKLHIKEVRKSILSGYRKKRYVYTEFLLFILLFVSTFYMIEDLGAFSFLPLFMFFLLTNVLRGIEEWIENRSEKGYYHDWLSSVAFLIIIIFLLIV
- a CDS encoding MDR family MFS transporter encodes the protein MENLDHKRKITIMIAIMSAMLFAALNQTIVGTALPRIVSDLGGIEYFNWVFTIFMLTSSVTAILVGKLSDIYGRKPFILIGIGIFIVGSLLCGTAGTIIHLIAYRGIQGLGAGMIMSTAFTAVGDLFSPRERGRWQGLMGSVFGLASVFGPTLGGWIVDHIHWKWVFWVFLPFGIIAFLLIVSLFPTTERRPSEKIDYLGSILITFIIVPVLLAFSWAGNQYEWTSYTILGLFTASIISLLLFIQVERKVTSPVLPLDLFKNDIFSLSNGIGFLLGAGMFGTIMYMPFFVQGVIGTSATASGLIMMPMTLSMVASSSIIGQYITKTGKYKIFALGGLLLMTAGLISMSFMSSETSNLVAVMNMIIVGFGLGACFPVFTLTVQNAVSHSNLGVATASTQLFRQIGGTVGVAVLGSVMTIRMEDKMKELVAGLPPETDRTGLANFSNPQILMNPDQLDQAKNSLTPEMLPLFEQLVGTLRESLAFSLTGVFLIGAAIMTIAFLLTFFLREIPLRHSNNEDKQAAAE